The nucleotide window TCGTCCTCTAGGATAACCTTACTACTTATCATGGGGAAAGGAATAACTTCTTTGATACTGTAATTATTTGTTACTAACATAACTATTCTGTCTATACCAATACCTAAACCTCCAGTGGGTGGCATTCCATAACTTAAGGCTCTTACAAAATCCTTATCGTAAGGATGAGCCTCCTCGTCTCCTCTTCTGAACATCTCTTGTTCTTCTCTAAATAATTTATCTTGCAATATAGGGTCGTTCAACTCCGTGTATGCGTTTGCAACCTCCATACCAGCTATGAACATCTCAAATCTTTCGACTAGTCCCGGTTTATTCCTATGTGGTTTACAAAGTGGTGTAGTCTCTATTGGGTAATCAGTAATGAAGGTTGGGTTAGTTAAGGTGGGTGTGACTAGTTTATCGAACAATTTCTCTATCATCAACCCTCTAACATACTGGTTTCCTCTTGGAGTTAGATTGTATTTTTTCATTAACTCCTTAAGCTCATTGTCACTCATACTTTCAACATCCTTACCTAAAATTTCAGATAAAGAATCATACATACTAATTCTCTTGAACGGACCTTCAAAGTCTATTTCGTACTTTCCATATACTATTTTTGTACTATTTGTAACCTTCTTGACTACACTCTTAAGTAGATCTTCAGTTAAATTCATTATATCGTTGTAATCGGCGTATGCCCAATAGAGCTCTAAGAGAGTAAACTCAGGATTATGAGTTACATCGATATCTTCATTTCTAAATACCTTACCTATCTCGAAAACTTTGTTAAATCCACCTATTATATACCTTTTTAGGTATAATTCTAATGCTATTCTTAAGTACCAATCTTCATTTAAGTAATTTACATGTGTTTTAAAAGGTTTCGCTAATGCCCCACCATATACTGGTTGAACTATTGGCGTTTCAACTTCAATAAAGCCTTTGGAATAAAGAAACTCCCTAATTTCTCTTATAATTGTATACCTTATTTCCATAGCCTTCCTCGCATTATCGTTATAGAGGAAATCCACATATCTATGCGCATATCTAAATTCTGGGGAAAGCTTTGACCAATCTGGAGGTTCTATAAGGGCTTTCGATAGTAGTTGGTAA belongs to Saccharolobus solfataricus and includes:
- the lysS gene encoding lysine--tRNA ligase, producing the protein MNWDERRVKIVEELRKNGIEPYPHKYEVTHLIKDIKLIAKSQGNKSHEPFMFNISTAGRVANIRRHGKASFVDIFDEGEKLQLYMRVDELKEKYDKFFIYVGRGDIIGVKGDLFYTMKGELSLLVKDYQLLSKALIEPPDWSKLSPEFRYAHRYVDFLYNDNARKAMEIRYTIIREIREFLYSKGFIEVETPIVQPVYGGALAKPFKTHVNYLNEDWYLRIALELYLKRYIIGGFNKVFEIGKVFRNEDIDVTHNPEFTLLELYWAYADYNDIMNLTEDLLKSVVKKVTNSTKIVYGKYEIDFEGPFKRISMYDSLSEILGKDVESMSDNELKELMKKYNLTPRGNQYVRGLMIEKLFDKLVTPTLTNPTFITDYPIETTPLCKPHRNKPGLVERFEMFIAGMEVANAYTELNDPILQDKLFREEQEMFRRGDEEAHPYDKDFVRALSYGMPPTGGLGIGIDRIVMLVTNNYSIKEVIPFPMISSKVILEDD